ATTGCGTTCCGGGACGAGGGGGAAGCGTTCCGGGACGAGGGGGAAGCGTTCCGGAACGCGGGAGTGGGGTGCCGCTGAACTGGGGTGCCGTGGGAGGGCGTCGGGGGAAGCGGGGCAGGGGAACCGGACGAGACGTCGCCGCCTCAGTCCTGCGAGACCGCGGTCGCGGTCGCGGCGGCCGTCGCGTCGTTGGGGGGTCGAACGACGACGGTGCGGTCGCCGCGAATCACGACGTCGCAGTCCGCGAGCGTGAACGTGAGCCGAGCGTCGAACTGCGGAGAGTCCTCCCCGAACAGGCGCTCCAGCGCGTCCGGGTCGACACTGTCGTAGAGGGGCACGTCGATGTCCATGGGATCTACGCCCTTGGCGTCGGCGACGGCCCAGACGACGGTCTCCGGGAGGGACTCGTTTTCCGCACTGCGTTCGACGGTGGTCGGTAGGTTCACGCTCATGTTCCATCCCTTCGTAGTACATCCGGCCCCATGGGTACCGTGGCTACAGTGATACGGGAGCCGATCGGATCGGGGCTATATGCATAACACGGGGGTCACTCCTCGTCGAAGAGGAGCGTGAGGAGTTTGCGCTCCGCGGCCCGCAGATGCCTGTTGACGGTCGGCTGCGAGACGCCGAGCGTGTCGGCGATCTCCTGCCCGGTCCGCTCGCGGGGCCAGTCGAAGTAGCCACCGTAGAACGCCGCCTCCAGCACCTCGTTCTGCCGGTCGGTGAGCGACGACTCCACCATCGACCGGAACCGACGCCTCGACCGCACCGGCCGGTCGAGTTCGCGGCGGGCGACCGGCGCCGCGTCGTACCGCTGCCGGAGCCACCGGACGAACGAGTCGACGTCGATCGGAGACGGGAGTTCGACGACGAGGCGAAGCCCGTCGCCGTCGGTGGTCCCGTCGCGGGGGAGCGCGTTCCGTTCCAGCAGCTCGCCGAAGAAGCCGTCCTCGTCGAAGACGACCTCGATCCGGACGGAGCCGTCGGACCGGTCGACGACTGACGACCCGCGGACGTCCGCGCGGTCGTCCGTGGCCGCGAGCAGGTCGTCCGCTGCACCGTCGGGCACGAGCACGATCGTCCGGACCCCGTCGTCATCGAGGCAGACGCGCTCGAACTCCAACTCCGTGCCGGCGGCGCCCGCGAGCGCGACGGGCGGGACGTCGTCGCCGACCCTGAGTTCCAGTTCGGTCGACGAGTCGCTTGCGATAGCGCGCCTGCGCTCGACGTTTCCGAGCGCGTACCCGGTTAGGTCGCCGACCGCGCCGAACGCCCGCCGCTCGCGCTCGCCGAACGCGTCCGGTTCGGTCGCGTAGACGACCAGCACGCGGCGGGGAACGTCGTAGCCGCGGATCGGAACGGCGATGACCGAGCGGAACTCGCGTTCCAGCGCGGCCTGCCGCCAGGGATCGAACGGAGGGTCTCCGAGTACGTCGTTCTGCGTCTGCACCGTCCCCTCCTGAAGTGCTCGGCCGGCCGGACCCTGCCCGTGCGGGCTCTCGTCGACGGTTACCGATATCTGCTCCAGGTACCCCTCGCCCTCGCCGGCCGAGACCGTCGGGATCACGTCCTCGGTGGCAGGGTCGTCCTCGCCGACCCAGGCGAACGCGAATGGCTCCGCAGCGGTGATCCGCTCGCAGACGCCGCGGAGGACCTCGCGCTCGGAATCCGCGCTCACGGCGACGTCGACGCTGCCGCCGAGCACGTCGGCGACCGCCGCCGTTCGGTCGAGCGAGGCGGTCCGGGCCTCCAGCGCGGAGGTCCGTTCGCGCAGCGATTCCTCCCGGTCCGCCCGGTCGAGGGCTGCTCGGACGCCCTCGGCGAGGATGCGGACGGTGTCGCGCTCCCGGGGGGTGAAGTCGTCGCCGGTCGCCGTCCAGACGACGACGCCGTGCTTGCCGAGCGGAACGCAGAACCCCCGGAATCCCTCGCCGACCGCGAACTCCGTCGGTTCGTACGTGGCGAACGTCTCCCAGAGCGGGTTCTCGACCGAGTCGCCGAGCAATTCGTCGGAGAGCGCGCCCTCCGGTGATTCCGCGACCGGCCGGAGTTCGCCGCCGCTCTCGTCGTAGAGGGCGACCATCGCCGCGGGCGCGTCGAACTTCGCCTCGGCCGCGTCGACGACCGCCTCGCAGATCTCTGTCCGGGTCTCGGCGGCCGACAGCCCCTGCGTCACCTCCGCGACGGCAGCGAGTTCCCGCTGGTGCTCGACCTGCTCGGTGACGTCGCGGATGATCCCCGTGAAGAGCCGGTCGCCGTCGTACCGGAACTCGCTGAACGAGACGCCGAGTTCGATCGTCGATCCGTCGCGGCGTCGGCCGGGGAGTTCGAGGTAGTCCCAGTTCAACGCTCGCTCCCCCGACCGGAGGTAGCGGTCCATCCCCTCGCGGTGGCGCTCGGCCATCTCGTCGGACATGAGGAGGGAGAGCGATTCGCCGATCAGCTCCTCGGGCGCGTAGCCGAACACCTCCTCGACCGCCGGGTTGACGTACCGGATCTCGCTGTTCGCGTCGATCGTGACGATCGCGTCGGACGCGGCGTCGGCGAGCGCCTGCAGGTGCGCCTCGCTCCGCGTCGCGGCCGTCGCCTCGGCGTCGGCACCGTCGTCCGACGGGCGCTCGTCACCCCGCACCGCGCGTTCGATCGCGTGCACGAGGAGACGGTCGCTCGCCGCGCTCTCCCGGTCGACGAACTCGGCGCTGGCGTCGAACACGTCGTCGACGGCAGCCTCCTCCGCCGCCGCGTAGACGACCGCAGCGACGTCGGGAAAGCGCTCGCGGAGCGCGTCGAGAACGGCCGCGTCCGCGCAGACGAGGCAGTCGATCTCGTCCGGATCGAGGCCGCGCGAGCCGCGGCCGGTCTCGAAGAACTCGATCGAGATGCCCGTGTCGCGGACGGCGTCGGCGACGGCGTCCGCGGTCGCCCCGTCGGCCACGACGGCGACCGACGCGGCGGAGAGGGATTTCCGTCTCATCGGCAGTCGTCCCCCCTCGTACGACAGATCATATAGTCGTCCCCAGTTACATTCAAACTTCTAGCTGTGAAATCGTTAAGCCGCAGATTCCAAAAAGACCTCCACCCAAAGAGTGGGGTATGTGCCGAGGAACCGAATGCCACACAGATGGTCAAACGCGATGAGCGAGCCGAAGTCAGCGGAGCAGGGCGATAGCGCCGTTTCCGTCGCCGAACCCATCGCGGTCAGCGGCGCGGAGACGTACTTCCGCTCCGTCGTCGAGAACACGTCGGACGGCGTCGTCGGCGTCGACGAGAGCGGCGACGTGGTGGTCGCTAACCCGGCGGTCGAGCGGCTGTTCGGCTACGCGCCCGAGGAACTGATCGGCGAACCGGTGACCGCGCTGATGCCCGAACGACTCCAGTCGGACCACGTCGCCGCGTTCGAGCGATACCTGTCGACGGGTGAGCGCACTGTGGACTGGGACTACCTCGAGTTCCCCGGCCAGCACCGAGACGGGCACGAGCTCCAGTTGAGTATCGCGTTCCGAGAGTCGGAACACGGCGGAGAGCGGGTGTTCACCGGGTTCATCCGCGACGTCACCCCGCGGAAGGAGCGGGAACGAGAACTCGAGCGCCAGCGCGACGAGCTGGAGCGGTTGAACCGGATCAACGGCGTGATCCGCGACATTAACCGGAGCCTCGTCGGGGCCGCGGACCGTGACGCGATGCTGACCGCCGTCTGCGAGCACCTGGCCGCCGCCGATCGGTACCGCTCCGCCTGGATCGGCGAGCGGGACCCGGCAACCGACCGTCTCCAGCCGACCGCGTGGGCGGGCATCGAGCTGAGCGAGATCGATCGCGCGTCCGCGTCGGCGGGCGACAGCGACAACCCTGATCCGGTCGCTGCGGCCGCGCGGACGAGAGAGTCGCAGGTGAAGAACGGCGTCGCCGCCGTACCGATCGTCTACGACGGCACGCCTTACGGGGCGTTGGCGATCCGCGGCGAGCAGCCGGGACTGTTCGACGAGCGCGAGCGCAGCGTCCTGACGGAACTCGGCGAGACCGTCGGTTACGCGATCAACGCGCTCGAACAGCGGCGGATGATCATGAGCGACGCGCGCCTGGAGGTCACGCTTCGCGTGAACGACGCCATCGACGAGTGCAACGCGCTCGTCGGCCGCGAGCTGGCCGTCCTTCGGACCGTCGCCGGTAAGGGCGACCGAGTCGTCATCTTCGTCTCGACCGATCCGGACGTCGAGGCGGCCGACCTGACCGCCGCGTTCGGCGACGTCGTCACCGTCGAGAACGTCCGGCGGGTACGCGACGGACTGTTCGAGGTCGTCGCCGAGGACCTGCCGGTGACCCGGGCGCTCTCGGGCCGCGGCGGGCGACTCAGGTCGGCGAGTATCGAGGGAACGAGTATGCACTTCGTCACTGAACTCCCACAGGACGCAGACGTGCGGGCGCTCGTCGAGACGGTCCGAGAGGCGTTCCCTGACACTCGGCTCGTCGCACAGCGGTCGGTAACGAGGGACGAGCGGTCGGTCGAGGAGTTCCGCGCGACCGCGGACGCCGAGGTCACCGAGAAACAGCGGACGGCGCTCGAAGCCGCGTACTTCGGCGGCTACTTCGACAGGCCCCGCGAGAGCACCGGCGAGGAGCTGGCGGCGTCGCTCGGCGTGTCGCCGTCCACCTTCCACCAGCACCTGCAGGCGGGGCTGCGGAAATCGCTCGCGGCGCTGTTCGAGCAGTAAGTGAAGCGATTCGCACATCGAACGGAACTCGGCGCCGTTCGAGTGCGTCGTTGCGTGTAGTCCGCTAGCTTCGACCGACGATCGGCGACTCGCCGCAGTCGATACACACGTACTCGTCGCCGGCCGTCTCGACGATCGGAGCGTTACACTCGACGCACTTCATCTTCGCATTCCGTGCTGCGCGCGGATAGCGTCCCATGTCCATGCAACGTCGGCGGCGAGGTATAAACCGGCGCGACCGTTGCCGTCGGTTGTCCGGCGTTGCGCCGAATAGTACCGCCCTTCGCGGGACACGACGACGCGCTTGCGCCGGGCGCTTGACTAAGACCGCCCTAGGTCGGGGTGAACCGCGCCTTACTCGCGCAACGTCGCCCGAAGTTTAACACCCGGCGTCGTGACCGACGAGTATGTACGACCGAGTGCTACTGCCGACCGACGGGAGCGAGGCCTCCCTGACGGCGGGCGAACACGCGTTCGACATCGCGTCGACGTACGGCGCGGATCTCCACGCGATCTTCGCCGTCGACGAGACGGTGTTCGCCGCCGACGCCTACTCCGGCACCACCCCGGACCAGTACGAGCAGGTGGGGGAAGAGGCAGTCGAAGAGGTGGCGGAGCGCGCCGCCGACCGCGGCGTGGGGCCCGTCACGCGCGAGGTCGTGTACGGGCCGCCCCATCGGGCGATCGCGGACTACGCGGCGGAGAACGACGTGGACCTCGTGGTGATGGGGACGCACGGTCGGAGCGGCGTCGAGCGCTATCTGCTCGGCAGCGTCACCGAAAAAGTCGTCCGGACGGCCGACGCCCCCGTCCTCACGGTGCGCCCGGAAGCATGAGCACGCCGACCATCACCGAGGAGGACGAAGCGATCCTCGACTACCTCGCCGAGAACGCCGCCGGGCGCGCGGACGTCGCCGACGCGGTGGGACTGAGCGACGACGAGACGGCGGACCGCCTCGACGGCCTCGTCGAGGGCGGCCTCGTCCGCGAATCGACGGGCACCTACGAGATCACCGACAGCGGCGAGCGACTGCTCGCCTCGCCCGGCGACGGCACGGCGGACGCCGGGGTCGACACGCCGCCGGCGGTCGGCGAGGCGATAGCCGAGATGGACCTCGCGCCTGACCACGCGGAGGCCCTGGAGGAGGCGTTCGCGTTCCTGCGGCACTGGGGCGCGGCGTCGTCGGCCGAGGTGATCGACGCGGTGTACAGCGAGAACCCCCTCGGCTACGCCTCGGCGGACGACTGGTGGGCGGAGGCGATCCGCGACCCGCTCGCGGAACTGCCCGAGATAGAGCGCGACGGCGACGCGTGGCGCCACGCCGGCGGCGGGGCGGTCGACGACGGCGACGGCCGGCGGGCGTTCACGTCGACCGGTGAGGAGACGTACGGCAGCGTCAAGCACGCGTTCGAATCGCTGGACGTGGACGCGCAACAGCGCGAGGCCGTCACCGCGGTGTTCGAGCACCTGCAGAGCCACGGCGGCGCGTCCGAGGACGAACTGCAAGAACTCGCGCGCGACGCCGCCGATGTGGAGGCGTCCGCGGGCACCTGGTGGCGCGACGCGGTCGCCCCCGTCCTGCGGGAGTTGCCCGGTATCGACCGGGGTGACGGCCGCTGGCAGTACTCCGGAGACCATCCAGAGTAGCTCCGGCGGCGCGTCGGCACGCCCGGTCAGTTCGCCCGAGCTACCGACCCGCTTCCTCGTCGTCGAGGCCCGACAGCGCGCGCTCGTCGTTGTACTCCTCGGCGCCGCTGGCCTCGCCCGTCAGTTCGTTGTACACCGCCTCCCGGACCTCGTCGGCGGACTCGAAGCGCTCGTCGACCAGTCGGTCGAACACGTCGCCGACCGTCTCGGTCTCGTTGGCGAGGTCGATCTCCTCGTCGCCGTACTCCGTCGCCAGTTCCTCGCTCGTCGCGGGATACTTGTACTCGTCGAAGAAGTCGGCCCCCAGGTCGGCCGACATCCGCTCGGCGCTTTTCGCCCGCTCGCGCCGGCGCTCGTTCGCGCGGTCGGTCACCTCGCTGGCGTCCGGCTGGTCGTCCGTCATGGTCGGACGTTCCCGCGTGACGCGGATAAGCCTGAATCCCAGGTCGGTTCCGAGTGGTTGCCAGATGTCGTCGTCGTACTGCACTCGTGCGGTTATCAGTACTATGACACGGCCTAACATACTTCTCTCTGCTCCACTTACGCCACGACACCCTCGGGTGGGGACAATGAGTGATTCTAACGAGCAATACATGGAGAAGCGGTCGCCGGGACGGGGAGCGAGCACGGAAGGGAGCCGACTGGGCAATCGGTTCAACTCGCGGCTGCGTGAGGCGTTCGGCTCGTCGCCGTTCATCCTCACGAAGTTCGACAAGTTCATGAACTGGGTGCGGGGGTCCTCCATGTTCATGCTCCAGTTCGGCATCGCCTGCTGTAGCCTGGAGATGATGCACAGCTACTCGACGAAACACGACCTGGACCGCTTCGGCGCGGGCGTCCCGCGCGCCTCGCCGCGACAGGCCGACGTGATCATCGTGCCGGGGACGATCGTCTCGAAGTTCGCCCCCCGGATGAAGCGCGTCTACGACCAGATGCCCGAGCCGAAGTTCGTCGTCGGCATGGGCAACTGCACGGCCTCGGGCGGCCCGTTCCAGAAGGGGTACAACGTCGTGAAGGGCGCGGAGGAGGTCATCCCGGTCGACATCCAGATCCCGGGGTGTCCGCCGCGACCGGAAGCGCTCATCTACGGCGTCGCCAAGCTGCAGGAGCGCGTCGCCAACGGCGAGTCCGCGCCGGTCGTCGTCAAACCGTACGAACTGGAGCGGTTCGGCGACCTCGACCGCGGCGAGGTCGTCGACGAGCTGTCCGACCGCATCGACGAGGAGACGCTCGTCATGGAGTACAACTGGGTCGAGGGGAACACGCCATGAGCACGCCAGAGGAAGAGAAACGAGAGCTCGAAGCGGGGGCAACGACCGTCGACTACGACGCGATCGAGGACCTGCTCGGCGACCGCGTGCTGGACCGGGAAACCCACAGCAACGCCGAGGCGTTCGTGATCCGGCCCGACGAGGTGCAGGCGGTCCTCGAACTGCTCAGGCGGGAGGCGGGGTTCGACCACCTCTCCTGTCTCACGGCGCAGGAGTACGAGGACCGCTACGAGTCGATCTACCACCTCCGGAAGTACGACGACCCGACCCAGGAGGTGGGCGTCGTCGTGCCGACGCCGCGCGACGATCCGGTCAGCGAGTCCGCGGAGCCGGTGTTCCGGACCGCCGACTGGCACGAGCGCGAGGCGTACGACCTCGTCGGCATCGAGTACGAGGACCACCCGAACCTCCGCCGCATCCTCCTGCCGGAGACGTGGGTCGGCCACCCCCTGAGCAAGGACTACGACCAGCAGCAGCCGCAGGTCGTCACGCTCGAAGAGCACCGGAACCCGCTGGAGGACGACCACCGGGACGAAGAGTCGGATACGATGATGCTGAACATCGGCCCGCACCACCCGGCGACCCACGGCGTCCTCCACCTGGAGACCGTGCTCGACGGCGAGCAGGTTGTCGACGTCAAACCGGACGTCGGCTACCTCCACCGCTGCGAGGAGCAGATGGCCCAGAACGGCCACTACCGCCACGAGATCATGCCGTACCCGGACCGCTGGGACTACTCCTCGCACTACCCCAACGAGCACGCCTACGCGCGGGCGGTCGAGGACCTGGCGGACCTGGAGGTCCCGGAGTACGCGCAGGTACTCCGGACGATGACCTCCGAGTTCGGCCGCATTCTCGGCCACATGCTCGCCGTCGGGACGTTCTGTCTCGACATCTACGGCGACTTCACGGCCATCTTCATGTACTCGATGATGGAGCGGGACCGCGTGTTCGACATCTGCGAGGACCTCGCCGGCGCGCGGATGATGCCGAACTACTTCCGCGTCGGCGGCGTCGCCTGGGACCTGCCGGAGCCCCGCGAGGAGTGGATCGAGAAGGTCCGGAACTACCTCGACGGCCTGCCGGGGCGCCTGGAGGAGCTGCACGACCTCATCTCCGGCAACGAGATCCTGCAGGAGCGGACGGTCAACGTCGGCATCATCGAACCGGAGGTCGCGAAGCAGTACGGCTGTACGGGGCCGGTCGCCCGCGCGTCGGGGATCGACTACGACATCCGCCGGGACGACCCCTACAGCTACTACCCCGAACTCGACTGGAACGTCGTCACCCGCGACGGCTGCGACAACTACGCCCGGACCATCGCCCGCATGGAGGAGGTCGAGGAGTCCGCGAAGATCATCGAGCAGTGCGTCGACCTGCTCGAGGACTGGCCGGAAGAGGAGCGCACCATCCAGAGCAACGTGCCGCGGACGCTGAAGCCGCCGAAGGGCAAGGAGACGTACAAGACCGTGGAGGCGTCGAAGGGCGAGCTCGGCATCTACATGCGCAGCGACGGCACCGCCAAGCCCGCTCGCTTCAAGATCCGGAGCCCCGACTACCACAACCTCCACGCGCTCCCCGAGATGGCGGAGGGCGAGTACGTCCCCGACCTGGTCGCCGCGCTCGGCAGTCTGGACGTCGTCCTCGGCAGCGTCGACCGTTGAAAAAACGAGGAGATCAGCGTCGAGGGCGCGTCACCACTGCTGGGGCTGCTGACCGCCCATCCCCATCTGACCCCCGCCCATCTGCTCCTGCGGCATGGGTTCCATCGGCTGTCCCATGCCGCCCTGCTGGCTCATCTGTCCGCCACCCATCTGGCCGCCGCCCATCTGCCCCTGCCCGGCCGGCGGCATCTCCTGCGCCTGCTCGAACTGCTCGTGGGCGCGGTGGAGCTGCTGCTGGACCTGCTGGATGAGCTGCGGCTGGCCGAACGACTCCAGGAGGTTGTACGTGCTGTCGAGCGCGCGGCGGATCGTCGCCGCCGTCTCCTGACAGTGCGGGTTCTGGTGGCGCTCGATCTCCTGCAGCGCGTCCTCGGCGACCGACGCGAACAGCATCGCCGCTTCGAGGCCGTAGATCGAGTCGCGAGCGATCAGCCGGTCGTTGAGCTCCGCGAGGTCGCCGACGTCCTGACAGACGCGGATACACGTCGACATGTGTGGCCCCTCGTCGATCATGTTGTCGATGCACCATCTGGTGACGTCCGCGACCTTCTCGAAGTCCTCCAGCGCGGCGTGCAGTTCGCCAGTGAGGTCACCGTCGAAGCTCCGGCCCGTCTGCGGGATGAGCTGGGCGTGCTGGCCCTGCCCGCCCATCTGCTGTTGGCCCATGCCGCCCTGCTGGCCCATCTGCCCTGTCATCTGTCCCTGCTGTGCACCCGTCCGAGGAGGTTGTTGTTGCGACATTGGAATCACTCCCAGACGCTGGGATGGTTTCGGTCGTCCCCCGGGAACTCCCGCGGGAGTCACGCGACGCTACGCGGGAGACGTGGATAAACCGGCGCGGTCGTTTCCATAGTTTTGCGTCGGATAACGGGAAATTTCCCCCGACGGCGGCCTCGAACGGCCGTTGGACGGCCGCTGTGTCGGGGTTTCGTCGCTGTCGCCGACGCCGGTTCGGGCCGACAAAGAGACCGTTACTCGGGTGGCCCGATGCGTCATCCGCCGCTCTCGGTGAGCGCCCGCTCCAGGTCCTCGGTGATCTGCGGCAGTTTGCTCCGGTCGTACAGCGCGGCCGCGGGGTGAAACGTCGGCCGGACGAGGCGGCCACCGCGCTCGAACGTCTCGCCGCGGAGGTCGGTTATCGTCTCATCCGTGTCGAGGATCTCCTGAGTCGCGAACGAGCCGAGCGGGACGACGACGTCCGGGTCGACGCGGTCGAGTTCGGCCTCCATCACGGGCCGCCAGGCGTCTATCTCCTCGACGTACGGGTCGCGGTTCTCCGGCGGGCGGACCTTCACCAGGTTCGTGACGTACAGGTCCTCCCGGGCGATCCCGATGTCCTCCAGGATGCGGTCTAACTGCTGACCCGCCTGCCCGACGAACGGTTCGCCCTGCTTCACCTCGTTCCCGCCGGGGGCTTCCCCGACGAGCATCACGTCCGCGTCGAACTCACCGGCGCCCGGGACGAACCGCTCGCGGTCGAAGTGTTCGTCCGGGACCTCGTCGAGAACGGCCGCGAACTCGTCGTCGAACGCGCTCATGCGTACTGGGCGGGGTCGCTCTCGAAGCGCTGCTTGCAGTCCTCGCTGCAGAACCTGTACGTCTCGCCCTCGTATTCGGTCTGCGCGGGGGCGAACTCCGAGCCCCCGTAGTCGGTCTCGGCCGGGTTCTGCGCCTCGACGTCGCGGTCGCAGACGGGACAGGTCGTCATGCCCGCGGTTCGACGGCCGCGCAGTAGAGTCTTTGCCCCTACGCGGTCGGCGCGTCCTCGGCGTCGACGACCGTGACGGTGTAGCCGTCGGCGCCCTCGGGCACCATCGCGGTCACCGAGACGGTCCGCTGGTCGTTCTCGCCGAGTTCGACGGGCGACCCCGTCACCGACTTGAGCTCGTCGCCGTCGTCGAGAAAGCGGACGACGGGCACGACCTCGCGGGGCGCGGCCTCGTTCAGCACGGTCGCCTCGACCGTCGCCTCCTCGTTCCTGACGTCGGCGGGGACCGCGCCCGGCCTCGCGTCGCCGCTCTGGAACTCCGTGTCGATGACCGCCAGGTGCTCGCTCGACTCGCCCATCGCGTGCCGGTAGATCCGGAGTCGGTTGCGGGCCGCGCCGATCCGGCGGGCGGGGTCGCCGTCCAGTTGCTCCTCCAGACGGAGGAGTTCGTTGTCGATCTCGTCGATCATGGCGTCCTGACCGCCCGGGTCCCGCTCGGGCACCTCCTCCAGTCGCTCGATGACGGCGTCGACGTCGTCGTTCACGTCGGCGTCGCTCTCCCGGCGAGCGGTCCGCAGGTCGTCGCGCACGTCTAGCAGCGGCGGAAGCGATGACATGGACGAACGTTCGACGCCGCGCCGGATGGGTCTAGGGGCGCGATCGCGTTCCGGTCCGGGACG
This region of Halostella limicola genomic DNA includes:
- a CDS encoding universal stress protein; protein product: MYDRVLLPTDGSEASLTAGEHAFDIASTYGADLHAIFAVDETVFAADAYSGTTPDQYEQVGEEAVEEVAERAADRGVGPVTREVVYGPPHRAIADYAAENDVDLVVMGTHGRSGVERYLLGSVTEKVVRTADAPVLTVRPEA
- a CDS encoding uracil-DNA glycosylase, with the protein product MSAFDDEFAAVLDEVPDEHFDRERFVPGAGEFDADVMLVGEAPGGNEVKQGEPFVGQAGQQLDRILEDIGIAREDLYVTNLVKVRPPENRDPYVEEIDAWRPVMEAELDRVDPDVVVPLGSFATQEILDTDETITDLRGETFERGGRLVRPTFHPAAALYDRSKLPQITEDLERALTESGG
- a CDS encoding YHS domain-containing protein, which gives rise to MTTCPVCDRDVEAQNPAETDYGGSEFAPAQTEYEGETYRFCSEDCKQRFESDPAQYA
- a CDS encoding NADH-quinone oxidoreductase subunit D — encoded protein: MSTPEEEKRELEAGATTVDYDAIEDLLGDRVLDRETHSNAEAFVIRPDEVQAVLELLRREAGFDHLSCLTAQEYEDRYESIYHLRKYDDPTQEVGVVVPTPRDDPVSESAEPVFRTADWHEREAYDLVGIEYEDHPNLRRILLPETWVGHPLSKDYDQQQPQVVTLEEHRNPLEDDHRDEESDTMMLNIGPHHPATHGVLHLETVLDGEQVVDVKPDVGYLHRCEEQMAQNGHYRHEIMPYPDRWDYSSHYPNEHAYARAVEDLADLEVPEYAQVLRTMTSEFGRILGHMLAVGTFCLDIYGDFTAIFMYSMMERDRVFDICEDLAGARMMPNYFRVGGVAWDLPEPREEWIEKVRNYLDGLPGRLEELHDLISGNEILQERTVNVGIIEPEVAKQYGCTGPVARASGIDYDIRRDDPYSYYPELDWNVVTRDGCDNYARTIARMEEVEESAKIIEQCVDLLEDWPEEERTIQSNVPRTLKPPKGKETYKTVEASKGELGIYMRSDGTAKPARFKIRSPDYHNLHALPEMAEGEYVPDLVAALGSLDVVLGSVDR
- a CDS encoding DUF5789 family protein, yielding MTDDQPDASEVTDRANERRRERAKSAERMSADLGADFFDEYKYPATSEELATEYGDEEIDLANETETVGDVFDRLVDERFESADEVREAVYNELTGEASGAEEYNDERALSGLDDEEAGR
- a CDS encoding DUF7553 family protein, with protein sequence MSSLPPLLDVRDDLRTARRESDADVNDDVDAVIERLEEVPERDPGGQDAMIDEIDNELLRLEEQLDGDPARRIGAARNRLRIYRHAMGESSEHLAVIDTEFQSGDARPGAVPADVRNEEATVEATVLNEAAPREVVPVVRFLDDGDELKSVTGSPVELGENDQRTVSVTAMVPEGADGYTVTVVDAEDAPTA
- a CDS encoding PAS domain S-box protein; protein product: MRRKSLSAASVAVVADGATADAVADAVRDTGISIEFFETGRGSRGLDPDEIDCLVCADAAVLDALRERFPDVAAVVYAAAEEAAVDDVFDASAEFVDRESAASDRLLVHAIERAVRGDERPSDDGADAEATAATRSEAHLQALADAASDAIVTIDANSEIRYVNPAVEEVFGYAPEELIGESLSLLMSDEMAERHREGMDRYLRSGERALNWDYLELPGRRRDGSTIELGVSFSEFRYDGDRLFTGIIRDVTEQVEHQRELAAVAEVTQGLSAAETRTEICEAVVDAAEAKFDAPAAMVALYDESGGELRPVAESPEGALSDELLGDSVENPLWETFATYEPTEFAVGEGFRGFCVPLGKHGVVVWTATGDDFTPRERDTVRILAEGVRAALDRADREESLRERTSALEARTASLDRTAAVADVLGGSVDVAVSADSEREVLRGVCERITAAEPFAFAWVGEDDPATEDVIPTVSAGEGEGYLEQISVTVDESPHGQGPAGRALQEGTVQTQNDVLGDPPFDPWRQAALEREFRSVIAVPIRGYDVPRRVLVVYATEPDAFGERERRAFGAVGDLTGYALGNVERRRAIASDSSTELELRVGDDVPPVALAGAAGTELEFERVCLDDDGVRTIVLVPDGAADDLLAATDDRADVRGSSVVDRSDGSVRIEVVFDEDGFFGELLERNALPRDGTTDGDGLRLVVELPSPIDVDSFVRWLRQRYDAAPVARRELDRPVRSRRRFRSMVESSLTDRQNEVLEAAFYGGYFDWPRERTGQEIADTLGVSQPTVNRHLRAAERKLLTLLFDEE
- a CDS encoding helix-turn-helix domain-containing protein; the encoded protein is MSTPTITEEDEAILDYLAENAAGRADVADAVGLSDDETADRLDGLVEGGLVRESTGTYEITDSGERLLASPGDGTADAGVDTPPAVGEAIAEMDLAPDHAEALEEAFAFLRHWGAASSAEVIDAVYSENPLGYASADDWWAEAIRDPLAELPEIERDGDAWRHAGGGAVDDGDGRRAFTSTGEETYGSVKHAFESLDVDAQQREAVTAVFEHLQSHGGASEDELQELARDAADVEASAGTWWRDAVAPVLRELPGIDRGDGRWQYSGDHPE
- a CDS encoding HalOD1 output domain-containing protein yields the protein MSVNLPTTVERSAENESLPETVVWAVADAKGVDPMDIDVPLYDSVDPDALERLFGEDSPQFDARLTFTLADCDVVIRGDRTVVVRPPNDATAAATATAVSQD
- a CDS encoding PAS domain S-box protein, translating into MSEPKSAEQGDSAVSVAEPIAVSGAETYFRSVVENTSDGVVGVDESGDVVVANPAVERLFGYAPEELIGEPVTALMPERLQSDHVAAFERYLSTGERTVDWDYLEFPGQHRDGHELQLSIAFRESEHGGERVFTGFIRDVTPRKERERELERQRDELERLNRINGVIRDINRSLVGAADRDAMLTAVCEHLAAADRYRSAWIGERDPATDRLQPTAWAGIELSEIDRASASAGDSDNPDPVAAAARTRESQVKNGVAAVPIVYDGTPYGALAIRGEQPGLFDERERSVLTELGETVGYAINALEQRRMIMSDARLEVTLRVNDAIDECNALVGRELAVLRTVAGKGDRVVIFVSTDPDVEAADLTAAFGDVVTVENVRRVRDGLFEVVAEDLPVTRALSGRGGRLRSASIEGTSMHFVTELPQDADVRALVETVREAFPDTRLVAQRSVTRDERSVEEFRATADAEVTEKQRTALEAAYFGGYFDRPRESTGEELAASLGVSPSTFHQHLQAGLRKSLAALFEQ
- a CDS encoding NADH-quinone oxidoreductase subunit B, with amino-acid sequence MEKRSPGRGASTEGSRLGNRFNSRLREAFGSSPFILTKFDKFMNWVRGSSMFMLQFGIACCSLEMMHSYSTKHDLDRFGAGVPRASPRQADVIIVPGTIVSKFAPRMKRVYDQMPEPKFVVGMGNCTASGGPFQKGYNVVKGAEEVIPVDIQIPGCPPRPEALIYGVAKLQERVANGESAPVVVKPYELERFGDLDRGEVVDELSDRIDEETLVMEYNWVEGNTP